From Synoicihabitans lomoniglobus, the proteins below share one genomic window:
- a CDS encoding helix-turn-helix domain-containing protein, with product MLSLSPVTQRDVAMACKVHPSTICLALKDAPSIPLATRRRIQETAASMGYRPNAAARNLAFLRTEKTQAGGSLPLAWLNQEPTRDFWRRDPEGIKVYAAARQRAAALGYVLTDLWAAEPGLRPARLAEILRARGIEGVMCPVAGAMRPELFETLRGRFCTMALGDYRAGEWLDVVCGDYYHNLEIALSWLDQAGAANIGLVLDPAFDAASGGLVRSRYLSFQHDGECLRDVPQCVLGCREDAHGDLLAWWHRHRPEAVVCGGRGAAAIAQDVLAKDVTVVCLETSDSGCQQIDDRSEIVAMYAVERLAAKVQGRDQRFGEDTQRSLVKGHVLTPSAPAMTPRQAVAV from the coding sequence ATGTTATCCCTATCCCCAGTGACTCAGCGAGACGTGGCCATGGCGTGCAAGGTGCACCCCAGCACCATCTGCCTTGCGCTCAAAGACGCTCCGTCCATCCCGCTGGCGACGCGGCGTCGCATTCAGGAAACGGCGGCCAGCATGGGCTACCGGCCCAACGCGGCGGCCCGCAATCTGGCATTTTTGCGCACGGAGAAAACGCAGGCGGGCGGCTCGTTGCCGTTGGCGTGGTTGAACCAGGAACCCACCCGGGATTTTTGGCGCCGTGACCCGGAGGGCATCAAGGTCTACGCGGCGGCGCGGCAACGGGCGGCGGCGCTCGGTTACGTGCTGACCGATCTGTGGGCGGCGGAGCCGGGATTGCGACCGGCGCGCTTGGCGGAGATCTTGCGGGCGCGCGGCATTGAGGGCGTGATGTGTCCGGTGGCGGGAGCGATGCGACCGGAGTTGTTCGAGACCTTGCGCGGGCGATTTTGCACCATGGCGCTCGGGGATTATCGCGCCGGCGAGTGGCTCGACGTCGTTTGCGGCGATTATTATCACAATCTCGAAATCGCGCTGTCGTGGCTCGATCAAGCGGGAGCAGCCAACATCGGATTGGTGCTGGATCCCGCCTTTGACGCCGCCTCGGGCGGGCTGGTTCGCAGTCGGTATTTGAGTTTTCAGCACGACGGCGAATGTCTGCGCGACGTGCCGCAGTGCGTGTTGGGTTGTCGCGAGGACGCCCACGGCGATCTGCTCGCCTGGTGGCATCGGCACCGCCCCGAGGCAGTCGTTTGCGGTGGTCGGGGCGCGGCCGCGATTGCGCAGGACGTGTTGGCCAAGGACGTTACGGTGGTGTGCTTGGAAACGTCTGACTCCGGTTGTCAACAGATCGACGATCGCAGCGAGATCGTGGCGATGTATGCGGTCGAACGGCTCGCCGCCAAAGTGCAGGGGCGGGACCAACGGTTTGGTGAGGACACGCAGCGCAGCCTGGTCAAAGGTCATGTGCTGACACCGTCCGCTCCGGCGATGACCCCGCGCCAGGCGGTGGCGGTTTAG
- a CDS encoding helix-turn-helix domain-containing protein, translating into MTHVIDHTIKTRLLLRPIRSHLGTIRLAGVNQGGVGVGMAPEPLRTLSCYTFNLILNGHGFYREADDRLTPLQRGDIAFSFAHVPHGYGTVGDAHWDELWFEFEGPVFDLMRQTGLLDPAQPIHRTGDSDAWFRRLFRIIPPSHLRQRTPPQVIVSRFVSVLTEILADQETPEEPDNPTDDWVNRACEMLGHLDESPVPTPADVARKLGMSYETFRKRFRAKVGFSPGQFQLDARIDRAAALLHQGRLQIKEIAAHLEFCDEFHFSRSFKRRFGTSPREFRRRILGR; encoded by the coding sequence ATGACCCACGTCATCGATCACACCATCAAAACCCGGTTGCTGTTGCGGCCGATTCGCTCCCATTTGGGCACCATCCGCCTGGCCGGCGTCAATCAGGGCGGCGTCGGGGTCGGCATGGCGCCGGAACCGTTGCGCACCTTGTCGTGCTACACCTTCAACCTCATCCTCAACGGCCACGGATTTTACCGCGAAGCCGACGATCGGCTCACCCCGCTGCAACGCGGCGACATCGCGTTTTCCTTCGCCCATGTGCCCCACGGCTACGGCACGGTGGGCGACGCGCATTGGGATGAACTGTGGTTCGAGTTTGAAGGGCCGGTCTTCGATCTGATGCGCCAGACCGGCTTGCTCGATCCCGCCCAACCCATCCATCGCACCGGCGACAGCGACGCGTGGTTTCGGCGCTTGTTTCGCATCATCCCGCCATCCCATCTGCGCCAACGCACGCCCCCGCAGGTCATCGTGTCGCGCTTCGTATCCGTGCTCACCGAGATCCTCGCCGATCAGGAAACGCCCGAAGAACCCGACAATCCCACCGATGATTGGGTCAACCGCGCGTGTGAGATGCTGGGGCACCTCGACGAGAGTCCGGTGCCAACCCCCGCCGATGTCGCCCGCAAACTCGGCATGTCCTACGAAACGTTTCGCAAACGGTTTCGCGCCAAGGTCGGTTTCTCGCCGGGCCAGTTCCAACTCGATGCCCGCATCGACCGCGCCGCCGCATTGCTCCATCAGGGGCGGTTGCAGATCAAGGAAATCGCCGCGCACCTCGAGTTCTGCGATGAGTTCCATTTTTCCCGCAGCTTCAAACGCCGCTTCGGCACGTCGCCGCGTGAATTCCGTCGTCGCATTCTCGGACGTTGA